One Amycolatopsis sp. NBC_00355 genomic window carries:
- a CDS encoding TetR/AcrR family transcriptional regulator, with protein sequence MSGGFQRARRPEQVEARRTAILAAARELLAERPVAEISLRELSCRVGLAKSNVLRYFDSREAIFLEVLDATWTDWLTSLEETLADAGAAEPGFAREERLAGTLAASLAERPLLCELVSSMGSVLERNISLEFARGFKRRAAANTDRLGELVRKRIPELSAEGAAQFAGAVVVVVSGLWPYANPTEAVAAAAAELGGPPVGELFTTALAEGLTNLLAGLVARGR encoded by the coding sequence ATGAGCGGCGGATTCCAGCGCGCCCGGCGGCCGGAGCAGGTCGAGGCGCGCCGCACGGCGATCCTCGCCGCCGCGCGCGAGCTGCTCGCCGAGCGGCCGGTCGCCGAGATCAGCCTGCGGGAGCTCAGCTGCCGGGTCGGGCTCGCGAAGTCCAACGTCCTGCGCTACTTCGACAGCCGTGAGGCGATCTTCCTCGAAGTCCTGGACGCCACCTGGACGGACTGGCTCACCTCCCTGGAGGAAACCCTCGCCGACGCCGGCGCCGCCGAGCCCGGCTTCGCCCGCGAAGAACGTCTCGCCGGGACGCTCGCGGCGTCGCTGGCCGAGCGTCCGCTGCTGTGCGAGCTGGTCAGCTCGATGGGGTCGGTCCTGGAACGCAACATCTCGCTGGAGTTCGCCCGCGGCTTCAAACGCCGCGCGGCCGCGAACACCGACCGGCTCGGCGAGCTGGTCCGGAAGCGGATCCCGGAGCTGTCGGCCGAGGGCGCGGCGCAGTTCGCCGGGGCGGTGGTCGTCGTGGTGTCGGGGCTGTGGCCCTACGCCAACCCGACCGAAGCCGTCGCGGCGGCCGCCGCCGAGCTGGGCGGCCCGCCGGTGGGAGAGCTGTTCACGACGGCGCTCGCCGAGGGCCTCACGAACCTGCTCGCAGGGCTCGTCGCACGAGGCCGGTGA
- a CDS encoding dihydrofolate reductase family protein encodes MTVAASFCMSLDGFVARPDNSVGPLFDWYSAGDVEVPMVGYPMTFRVAEPSAGYLRRQLAQAEHSAFVCGRTVFDHTHGWGGRPPGGGTAFVVTHRPPPADWPAENLAPFTFCPDVETAIERAKAAGDGNVGVSGPAIARQCLTLGLLDELAIDLVPVFLGEGVRYFENLGTGEAELDRVEVVEGEGVTHLRYRVRYRS; translated from the coding sequence ATGACCGTCGCGGCGAGCTTCTGCATGTCACTCGACGGGTTCGTCGCGCGGCCCGACAACTCCGTCGGGCCGCTGTTCGACTGGTACTCCGCCGGCGACGTCGAGGTGCCGATGGTCGGCTACCCGATGACGTTCCGCGTCGCCGAGCCGAGCGCGGGCTACCTCCGGCGGCAGCTGGCGCAAGCCGAGCACAGCGCGTTCGTCTGCGGCCGCACGGTCTTCGACCACACGCACGGCTGGGGCGGCCGCCCGCCCGGCGGCGGCACGGCGTTCGTCGTCACCCACCGCCCGCCGCCCGCGGACTGGCCGGCGGAGAACCTGGCGCCGTTCACGTTCTGCCCGGACGTGGAGACGGCGATCGAGCGGGCGAAAGCCGCGGGTGACGGCAACGTCGGCGTCTCCGGCCCGGCCATCGCCCGGCAGTGCCTCACCCTCGGCCTGCTGGACGAGCTGGCGATCGACCTCGTGCCGGTGTTCCTCGGCGAAGGCGTCCGCTACTTCGAAAACCTCGGCACCGGCGAAGCCGAGCTGGACCGGGTCGAGGTCGTCGAGGGCGAGGGCGTCACCCACCTGCGCTACCGGGTGCGCTACCGGTCCTGA
- a CDS encoding epimerase: protein MRVILFGATGMVGQGVLRECLQDERVEAVLTVGRAPVGDSHPKLTSMVREDLFALEPITGYDTCFFCLGLSSVGVAAEEYERITYQLTLSVAGKLPADTTFVYVSGASTDSTERGRVRWARVKGATENALAKLPLRTFFFRPGYIQPLHGITSKTPLYRAIYRVGAPLYPVLRRLAPRVVTTTEDIGRAMLEVAANGYERQILENSDITAAAARAH, encoded by the coding sequence GTGCGGGTGATCCTGTTCGGCGCGACCGGCATGGTCGGGCAAGGCGTGCTGCGGGAGTGCCTGCAGGACGAGCGGGTCGAGGCGGTGCTGACCGTGGGCCGGGCCCCGGTCGGCGACAGCCACCCGAAGCTCACCTCGATGGTGCGCGAGGACCTGTTCGCCCTCGAGCCGATCACCGGGTACGACACGTGCTTCTTCTGCCTCGGCCTGTCGTCGGTCGGGGTGGCGGCCGAGGAGTACGAGCGGATCACCTACCAGCTCACCCTTTCGGTTGCCGGAAAGCTGCCCGCGGACACCACTTTCGTGTACGTCTCGGGCGCGAGCACCGACAGCACCGAACGCGGCCGGGTGCGCTGGGCGCGTGTCAAGGGCGCGACCGAGAACGCCCTCGCCAAACTGCCGCTGCGGACGTTCTTCTTCCGCCCCGGTTACATCCAGCCGCTGCACGGGATCACGTCGAAAACGCCGCTGTACCGCGCGATCTACCGCGTGGGGGCGCCGCTGTACCCGGTGCTGCGCCGGCTGGCGCCGCGGGTGGTGACGACCACCGAGGACATCGGCCGCGCGATGCTGGAGGTCGCCGCGAACGGCTACGAGCGGCAGATCCTGGAGAACTCCGACATCACGGCCGCCGCGGCCCGCGCGCACTGA
- a CDS encoding carboxymuconolactone decarboxylase family protein yields the protein MTDERFERGLKTLTEIDGESGQRVIDNLADVSPALGEAVVSWGFGEIYSRPGLAPRDRQLVTLGMLTALGGCEPQLEVHVNAALNVGLTAAEIVEALLHSAVYCGFPKALNATFVAKKVFGERGLLPVAGE from the coding sequence ATGACCGACGAACGCTTCGAACGTGGCCTGAAGACCCTGACCGAGATCGACGGCGAGAGCGGGCAGCGCGTCATCGACAACCTCGCCGACGTCTCGCCCGCGCTGGGTGAGGCCGTCGTCTCCTGGGGGTTCGGGGAGATCTACTCGCGGCCGGGGCTGGCGCCGCGCGATCGGCAGCTCGTCACGCTCGGCATGCTGACCGCGCTCGGCGGGTGCGAGCCGCAGCTGGAGGTGCACGTCAACGCGGCGCTCAACGTCGGGCTGACGGCGGCCGAGATCGTCGAGGCGCTGCTGCACTCCGCCGTCTACTGTGGATTCCCGAAGGCGTTGAACGCGACCTTCGTGGCCAAGAAGGTCTTCGGTGAGCGCGGGCTGCTGCCGGTGGCCGGGGAGTAG
- a CDS encoding TetR family transcriptional regulator: MATRDPAAKRRQLLEAALAEFAAHGIAGARMDRIATRAKCSAGLVYTYFGSKDDLFDAVFDTIVERTLAETPITADDLPGYAGRLFDNYVAYPEVTRISAWYRLERAGTGRTIQAIADSAKGKVEAIRAAQKAGTVSDRFEPEQLLMMVLTLAAMWSAQTVEMIATAPDDEAYRRATVTEAVRKLIS, translated from the coding sequence ATGGCCACCCGGGATCCCGCCGCGAAGCGCCGCCAGCTGCTCGAAGCCGCGCTGGCGGAGTTCGCCGCGCACGGCATCGCCGGCGCCCGGATGGACCGGATCGCGACCCGCGCGAAGTGCAGCGCGGGCCTCGTCTACACCTACTTCGGCAGCAAGGACGACCTGTTCGACGCGGTCTTCGACACGATCGTCGAGCGCACCCTCGCCGAGACGCCGATCACCGCCGACGACCTGCCCGGGTACGCCGGCCGGCTGTTCGACAACTACGTGGCCTACCCCGAGGTGACCCGGATCTCCGCCTGGTACCGCCTCGAACGCGCCGGCACGGGCCGCACGATCCAGGCGATCGCGGACTCGGCCAAGGGCAAGGTCGAGGCCATCCGCGCGGCCCAGAAGGCCGGCACGGTCTCGGATCGCTTCGAGCCGGAACAGCTGCTGATGATGGTGCTGACGCTGGCGGCGATGTGGTCGGCCCAGACGGTCGAGATGATCGCCACGGCTCCCGACGACGAGGCCTACCGCCGCGCGACGGTCACCGAAGCGGTCCGCAAGCTGATCAGCTGA
- a CDS encoding LLM class flavin-dependent oxidoreductase, with amino-acid sequence MQFGIFTVGDVTTDPTTGTTPTEHERIKAMVRIALKAEEVGLDVFATGEHHNPPFVPSSPTTMLGHIAARTSKLILSTSTTLITTNDPVKIAEDFAMLQHLADGRVDLMMGRGNTGPVYPWFGQDIRQGIPLAIENYALLRRLWREDVVDWEGKFRTPLQGFTSTPRPLDDVPPFVWHGSIRSPEIAEQAAYYGDGFFANHIFWPKEHFQQLIAFYRQRFEHYGHGTADQAVVGLGGQAFIRPKSQDAWNEFRPYFDNAPVYGHGPTLEEFTDQTPLTVGSPQEVIDKTLTFREHFGDYQRQLFLMDHAGLPLKVVLEQLDLLGEHVIPVLRKELDALRPAHVPDAPTHESLKALKDAALVGSRA; translated from the coding sequence ATGCAGTTCGGAATCTTCACGGTGGGCGACGTCACGACGGACCCCACGACCGGCACCACGCCGACCGAGCACGAGCGGATCAAGGCGATGGTCCGCATCGCGCTCAAGGCCGAAGAAGTCGGTCTCGACGTCTTCGCGACGGGTGAGCACCACAACCCGCCCTTCGTGCCCTCTTCGCCCACGACGATGCTCGGCCACATCGCCGCGCGGACGTCGAAGCTGATCCTCTCGACGTCGACGACGCTGATCACCACGAACGACCCGGTGAAGATCGCCGAGGACTTCGCGATGCTGCAGCACCTCGCCGACGGCCGCGTCGACCTGATGATGGGCCGCGGCAACACCGGCCCGGTCTACCCGTGGTTCGGCCAGGACATCCGCCAGGGCATCCCGCTCGCCATCGAGAACTACGCGCTGCTGCGCCGGCTCTGGCGCGAGGACGTCGTCGACTGGGAGGGCAAGTTCCGCACGCCGCTGCAGGGCTTCACGTCCACGCCGCGTCCGCTCGACGACGTCCCGCCGTTCGTCTGGCACGGTTCCATCCGCAGCCCGGAGATCGCCGAGCAGGCCGCCTACTACGGTGACGGCTTCTTCGCGAACCACATCTTCTGGCCGAAGGAGCACTTCCAGCAGCTCATCGCCTTCTACCGCCAGCGGTTCGAGCACTACGGCCACGGCACCGCCGACCAGGCCGTCGTGGGGCTCGGCGGCCAGGCGTTCATCCGGCCGAAGTCGCAGGACGCGTGGAACGAGTTCCGGCCGTACTTCGACAACGCGCCGGTGTACGGGCACGGCCCGACGCTGGAGGAGTTCACCGACCAGACGCCGCTGACCGTCGGCAGCCCCCAAGAAGTCATCGACAAGACGCTGACCTTCCGCGAGCACTTCGGCGACTACCAGCGCCAGCTGTTCCTGATGGACCACGCCGGCCTGCCCCTGAAGGTCGTCCTGGAGCAGCTCGACCTGCTGGGCGAGCACGTGATCCCGGTGCTGCGCAAGGAACTCGACGCGCTGCGCCCGGCGCACGTGCCGGACGCGCCGACGCACGAATCCCTGAAGGCCCTGAAGGACGCGGCGCTCGTCGGGAGCCGGGCATGA
- a CDS encoding PGPGW domain-containing protein: MGIGKQAKRIMITVAGAILLVVGVLLLVLPGPGLLLVLAGLLLLASEFPKLERYVDPVRDRAMKAAEESVSSPLRIAGSVLAGLALLAAGIVWGTVKSLPFSGWSTGSSLILSSVILFALLIWSYRRVKSRREEKAVS; encoded by the coding sequence GTGGGCATCGGTAAACAGGCCAAGCGCATCATGATCACGGTGGCGGGGGCGATCCTGCTGGTGGTCGGCGTGCTGCTGCTGGTCCTGCCCGGGCCGGGCCTGCTGCTGGTGCTCGCCGGGCTGCTGCTGCTCGCGTCGGAGTTCCCGAAGCTGGAACGTTACGTCGACCCGGTGCGCGACCGCGCGATGAAGGCGGCCGAGGAGAGCGTCTCGTCACCCCTGCGGATCGCCGGCTCGGTGCTGGCCGGGCTCGCGCTGCTGGCGGCGGGCATCGTCTGGGGCACGGTGAAGTCGCTGCCGTTCAGCGGCTGGAGCACCGGATCGAGCCTGATCCTGTCGTCGGTGATCCTGTTCGCGCTGCTGATCTGGAGCTACCGCCGGGTGAAGTCCCGCCGGGAGGAGAAGGCGGTCAGCTGA
- a CDS encoding ArsR/SmtB family transcription factor → MAVDDETLDRAFTALGDPVRRALIARLSRGEATVNELAEPFAITKQAISRHLQVLEHAGLISRGRDGQRRPCRLVPAALEELTGWIDTYRLATERRYRRLDAVLETLEENG, encoded by the coding sequence ATGGCGGTTGACGACGAGACGCTGGATCGGGCGTTCACCGCACTCGGCGACCCCGTGCGCCGGGCCCTGATCGCCCGGCTCTCCCGCGGCGAGGCGACGGTCAACGAACTCGCCGAGCCCTTCGCGATCACCAAGCAGGCGATCTCCCGGCACCTGCAGGTGCTGGAGCACGCCGGGCTGATCAGCCGCGGCCGCGACGGCCAGCGGCGGCCGTGCCGGCTCGTCCCGGCCGCCCTGGAAGAGCTGACCGGCTGGATCGACACCTACCGGCTGGCCACCGAACGTCGTTACCGGCGGCTCGACGCCGTCCTGGAAACCTTGGAGGAAAACGGATGA
- a CDS encoding SRPBCC family protein, producing the protein MSTTITAQPGTPFIDVTREVAASPEKVLRAYTDPDLIVRWLGPHGMEMELLELDARSGGGYHYVHRDERGEYRFRGVYHTVSAERIIQTFEFEGAPGDVCLETIAFTGLGDGRTRIEGHSVFPSVEARDAAVESGMEAGIVDSYDRLDTLLGKDA; encoded by the coding sequence ATGAGCACCACGATCACCGCCCAGCCCGGCACCCCGTTCATCGACGTCACCCGCGAAGTCGCGGCATCGCCGGAGAAGGTGCTGCGGGCCTACACCGACCCGGACCTGATCGTGCGCTGGCTGGGCCCGCACGGCATGGAGATGGAACTGCTGGAGCTGGACGCGCGGTCCGGCGGCGGCTACCACTACGTGCACCGCGACGAACGCGGCGAGTACCGCTTCCGCGGCGTCTACCACACGGTGAGCGCCGAGCGGATCATCCAGACCTTCGAGTTCGAGGGCGCCCCCGGCGACGTCTGCCTCGAGACGATCGCCTTCACCGGCCTCGGCGACGGCCGCACCCGGATCGAGGGCCACTCGGTGTTCCCGTCGGTCGAAGCCCGCGACGCGGCCGTCGAAAGCGGCATGGAGGCCGGCATCGTCGACTCGTACGACCGCCTCGACACGCTGCTCGGGAAGGACGCCTGA
- a CDS encoding LamG-like jellyroll fold domain-containing protein, with amino-acid sequence MFRPARRTRRWLTATAAFAVAVAGLGTAPAASAAAAPQWQRLTPPLSTPWTKDVSPTNALPDYPRPQLTRDKWQNLNGVWEFAKATPGEAAPVGKTLGERILVPYPVESALSGIMRHETNMWYRRTFEVPKNWQVGKGQRLQLHFQAVDYDATVIVNGKTVTRHTGGYDSFAVDVTDALTTAKTQEIVVGVADPNDQGGQPIGKQRQPGDGIFYTPSSGIWQTVWMEPVASAHIDRLDTTPDAASGTVTVNAVVGGPVKQRVEAIAYDHGRPVGRVTGDANKPLKLKVDRPHLWTPDDPFLYDLRVKLSTGDEVGSYFGIRSVSVGKTADGKQRMLLNGKFVMQVGPLDQGFWPDGIYTAPTDAALKFDLQQEKALGFNMVRKHIKVEPDRWYYYADKLGLLVWQDMPAMKDDVEPSTASRVNYESEMRRMIDQHRSFPSIVTWVPFNEGWGDYEVGRIADEVKSWDSSRLVNAESGVNCCRSEPDSGKGDIYDDHTYTGPGTPVQTGTRAAVDGEYGGLGLKVAGHEFDPAGSFAYEMEPDSATLTRRYGELQQRLLLVAQRCGVSAGVYTQTTDVEKEVNGFFTYDRQVKKMDFAAVRAANEAVIKGATGKPVSGPSVPAGTPGIDGIAAYPFDENTGTVAADAVGDHDATLVGGASWTEGKSGSALAVNGSGQYADTGASLVNTEGSYSAAAWVKFNAVGDGFQTVVSQDGDSTSAFFLQYSGADHRLAMSFVGTRALAPTAPEANRWYHVVGVRDAASGTLKLYVDGQLAATKSVCLGDASTGHTVIGRGKYGGGPVDYLNGAVDQVHVYDRALSDADVSALYSSGK; translated from the coding sequence ATGTTTCGTCCTGCCCGCAGAACCCGCCGGTGGCTCACCGCCACCGCCGCGTTCGCCGTCGCGGTCGCCGGTCTCGGCACCGCACCCGCGGCGAGCGCCGCGGCCGCCCCCCAGTGGCAGCGCCTGACGCCGCCGCTGTCCACGCCGTGGACCAAGGACGTCTCGCCCACCAACGCCCTCCCCGACTACCCGCGGCCGCAGCTGACCCGCGACAAGTGGCAGAACCTCAACGGCGTCTGGGAGTTCGCGAAGGCGACGCCCGGTGAGGCCGCGCCGGTCGGGAAGACGCTCGGCGAGCGGATCCTCGTGCCGTACCCGGTCGAGTCCGCGCTGTCCGGGATCATGCGCCACGAGACGAACATGTGGTACCGCCGCACCTTCGAGGTGCCGAAGAACTGGCAGGTCGGCAAGGGGCAGCGGCTGCAGCTGCACTTCCAGGCCGTCGACTACGACGCCACGGTGATCGTCAACGGCAAGACCGTCACCCGCCACACCGGCGGCTACGACTCGTTCGCCGTCGACGTCACCGACGCGCTGACCACGGCCAAGACCCAGGAGATCGTCGTCGGCGTCGCCGACCCGAACGACCAGGGCGGGCAGCCGATCGGCAAGCAGCGCCAGCCCGGCGACGGCATCTTCTACACGCCGTCGTCCGGCATCTGGCAGACCGTCTGGATGGAGCCGGTCGCCTCGGCGCACATCGACCGCCTCGACACCACCCCGGACGCCGCGTCCGGGACGGTCACGGTGAACGCCGTGGTCGGCGGGCCGGTCAAGCAGCGCGTCGAAGCGATCGCCTACGACCACGGCCGCCCGGTCGGGCGCGTCACCGGTGACGCGAACAAGCCGTTGAAGCTCAAGGTGGACCGGCCGCACCTGTGGACGCCGGACGACCCGTTCCTCTACGACCTGCGCGTGAAGCTGTCCACAGGGGACGAAGTGGGCTCCTACTTCGGCATCCGGTCGGTGAGCGTCGGCAAGACCGCCGACGGCAAGCAGCGGATGCTGCTCAACGGCAAGTTCGTCATGCAGGTCGGCCCGCTGGACCAGGGTTTCTGGCCGGACGGCATCTACACCGCGCCGACCGACGCGGCCCTGAAGTTCGACCTGCAGCAGGAAAAGGCGCTCGGCTTCAACATGGTGCGCAAGCACATCAAGGTCGAGCCGGACCGCTGGTACTACTACGCCGACAAGCTCGGGTTGCTGGTGTGGCAGGACATGCCGGCGATGAAGGACGACGTCGAGCCGAGCACCGCCTCACGCGTCAACTACGAGTCCGAGATGCGGCGGATGATCGACCAGCACCGTAGCTTCCCGTCGATCGTCACGTGGGTGCCGTTCAACGAGGGCTGGGGCGACTACGAGGTCGGCCGGATCGCCGACGAGGTCAAGTCGTGGGACTCCTCGCGGCTCGTCAACGCCGAATCCGGCGTCAACTGCTGCCGGTCCGAACCGGACAGTGGCAAGGGCGACATCTACGACGACCACACCTACACCGGGCCGGGAACGCCGGTGCAGACCGGCACTCGCGCCGCGGTCGACGGTGAGTACGGCGGGCTGGGCCTCAAGGTCGCCGGGCACGAGTTCGACCCGGCCGGCAGCTTCGCCTACGAGATGGAGCCCGACAGCGCGACGCTGACCCGGCGCTACGGCGAGCTCCAGCAGCGCCTGCTGCTGGTCGCCCAGCGGTGCGGCGTCTCGGCCGGGGTCTACACGCAGACCACCGACGTCGAGAAGGAGGTCAACGGCTTCTTCACCTACGACCGGCAGGTGAAGAAGATGGACTTCGCGGCGGTCCGCGCGGCGAACGAGGCGGTCATCAAGGGCGCCACCGGCAAGCCGGTGTCCGGGCCTTCGGTGCCGGCGGGCACGCCGGGGATCGACGGCATCGCCGCCTACCCGTTCGACGAAAACACCGGCACGGTGGCCGCGGACGCGGTCGGCGACCACGACGCGACGCTCGTCGGCGGCGCGTCCTGGACCGAGGGCAAGAGCGGCTCGGCGCTGGCGGTGAACGGGTCGGGCCAGTACGCCGACACGGGCGCGTCGCTGGTGAACACCGAAGGCAGCTACAGCGCGGCGGCGTGGGTCAAGTTCAACGCCGTGGGTGACGGCTTCCAGACGGTGGTCAGCCAGGACGGCGACAGCACCAGCGCGTTCTTCCTGCAGTACTCGGGCGCGGACCACCGGCTGGCGATGAGCTTCGTCGGCACGCGGGCGCTGGCGCCCACCGCGCCGGAAGCGAACCGCTGGTACCACGTCGTCGGCGTCCGCGACGCGGCGTCGGGCACGCTGAAGCTCTACGTGGACGGCCAGCTGGCGGCCACGAAGAGCGTCTGCCTCGGCGACGCGTCCACGGGCCACACGGTGATCGGCCGCGGCAAGTACGGCGGCGGCCCGGTCGACTACCTGAACGGCGCGGTCGACCAGGTGCACGTCTACGACCGGGCACTGTCCGACGCGGACGTGAGCGCGTTGTATTCGAGCGGTAAGTAA
- a CDS encoding serine hydrolase domain-containing protein produces the protein MTRLFALLGAFFFLLATPASAAPARDGIDEYVRAYLDHTGLPGAAVAVTHGADVVRVAGYGHDAAGAPITASTRLPIASLSKSMTAFAVLQLVDAGRVGLDEPVTRYLPEFRLADPRGARITVRMLLEQTSGMADSAFPDLTLPQPHTLADAVARLRDAGLADEPGAKFHYHNPNYEVAARIVEVVAAQPFAGYLRTRLFAPLGMPASSTVDSPPADLSPGYVRAFGFAVPAAEPDWFTGGSHGVLSTATDLTRWLIAQRDGGGVLSPASVALAHTPAPGHDYAFGWGAYRPGQLSHNGEWFGHTAAQILLPGGYGVTVLATTGLSLDNDADSLAQGLATLVRGGTPELALPAGVVADRVLAGLILLSVVLAVLGVRHARRWAARRTSWWRAGLRLLPSLLPPLVLVLLPQLMSVVFAGRRGTFGQLLYVWPGVVSWLAAATLGALVVSAARIRVLASGTRGHNREESDGTRGVAEWASVNRPSAS, from the coding sequence ATGACCAGGCTTTTCGCGCTGCTCGGCGCGTTCTTCTTCCTGCTGGCGACCCCGGCTTCGGCCGCTCCGGCGCGCGACGGCATCGACGAGTACGTCCGCGCCTACCTCGACCACACCGGCCTGCCGGGAGCCGCGGTCGCCGTCACGCACGGCGCCGACGTCGTGCGCGTCGCCGGCTACGGCCACGACGCGGCGGGCGCGCCGATCACCGCGTCGACCCGGCTGCCGATCGCGTCGCTGAGCAAGTCGATGACGGCGTTCGCCGTGCTCCAGCTCGTCGACGCCGGCCGCGTCGGACTCGACGAGCCGGTGACGCGCTACCTGCCGGAGTTCCGCCTCGCCGACCCGCGCGGCGCCCGGATCACCGTGCGGATGCTGCTCGAGCAGACGTCCGGGATGGCCGACTCGGCGTTCCCCGACCTGACGCTGCCGCAGCCGCACACCCTCGCCGACGCCGTCGCCCGGCTGCGGGACGCGGGCCTGGCCGACGAGCCGGGCGCGAAGTTCCACTACCACAACCCGAACTACGAGGTGGCCGCCCGGATCGTCGAGGTCGTCGCCGCTCAGCCGTTCGCCGGGTACCTGCGGACCCGGCTGTTCGCCCCGCTCGGCATGCCGGCCAGTTCCACTGTGGACAGTCCGCCCGCGGACCTCTCGCCCGGCTACGTGCGGGCGTTCGGCTTCGCCGTCCCGGCGGCCGAGCCGGACTGGTTCACCGGCGGCAGCCACGGCGTGCTGAGCACGGCGACCGACCTGACGCGCTGGCTGATCGCGCAGCGGGACGGCGGCGGTGTGCTGTCGCCGGCGTCGGTCGCGCTGGCGCACACCCCGGCGCCCGGGCACGACTACGCGTTCGGCTGGGGCGCCTACCGGCCCGGGCAGCTGTCCCACAACGGTGAGTGGTTCGGCCACACCGCGGCCCAGATCCTGCTGCCCGGCGGCTACGGCGTCACGGTGCTCGCCACCACCGGGCTGTCCCTGGACAACGACGCCGATTCGCTGGCGCAGGGCCTCGCGACGCTGGTCCGGGGCGGGACGCCGGAGCTAGCGCTGCCCGCCGGCGTCGTCGCGGACCGGGTGCTCGCCGGGCTGATCCTGCTGTCGGTGGTGCTGGCCGTGCTGGGCGTCCGCCACGCGCGGCGGTGGGCGGCGCGGCGGACGTCGTGGTGGCGGGCCGGCCTCCGGCTGCTGCCGAGCCTGCTGCCGCCGCTGGTCCTGGTGCTGCTGCCGCAGCTGATGAGCGTCGTGTTCGCCGGGAGGCGGGGCACGTTCGGGCAGCTGCTGTACGTCTGGCCGGGCGTCGTGAGCTGGCTCGCCGCGGCCACGCTCGGCGCGTTGGTGGTGTCCGCGGCGCGGATCCGGGTACTCGCGAGTGGCACGCGGGGGCACAACCGGGAAGAATCGGACGGAACGAGGGGAGTGGCGGAGTGGGCATCGGTAAACAGGCCAAGCGCATCATGA
- a CDS encoding CE1759 family FMN reductase — protein MKLAVVTAGLSVPSSTRLLADRLAAATVAAAGSSVDVEVEVVELRDIALDVTKNLLTGFPSPDLRRAIETVTGADALIAVTPVFTAGYSGLFKSFFDVLDAESLVGKPVLLGATGGTERHSLVLDYQLRPLFGYLKADPVATGVYAASSDWGSGEGALQRRIERAGAELATLAAGRPVVPETPSFVPFDQLLASTQDR, from the coding sequence ATGAAGCTCGCGGTGGTGACGGCCGGGCTGTCCGTGCCGTCCTCGACCCGGTTGCTGGCCGACCGGCTGGCCGCAGCGACCGTCGCTGCGGCCGGGTCGTCGGTCGACGTCGAGGTCGAGGTCGTCGAGCTGCGTGACATCGCGCTCGACGTCACGAAGAACCTGCTCACCGGCTTCCCGAGCCCGGACCTGCGCAGGGCCATCGAGACGGTCACCGGGGCGGATGCGCTGATCGCCGTCACGCCGGTGTTCACCGCCGGCTACAGCGGCCTGTTCAAGTCGTTCTTCGACGTCCTGGACGCGGAGTCGCTGGTGGGCAAGCCGGTGCTGCTCGGCGCGACCGGCGGCACCGAGCGGCACTCGCTGGTGCTCGACTACCAGCTGCGGCCGCTCTTCGGGTACCTGAAGGCGGACCCGGTCGCGACGGGCGTGTACGCGGCTTCGTCGGACTGGGGCAGCGGTGAAGGCGCGCTGCAGCGGCGGATCGAGCGGGCGGGCGCCGAGCTGGCGACCCTCGCCGCGGGCCGCCCCGTCGTGCCCGAGACGCCGTCCTTCGTGCCCTTCGACCAGCTGCTGGCGTCCACTCAGGACCGGTAG